In Isosphaera pallida ATCC 43644, the sequence GGTGGGTGAAGCCCACCTCGGCCCCCTCGTCCAGCAGACGCTTGGCAACAGCCCAGGCGATGCTGAATTCGTTGGCCACCCCCAGAACCAAACCCTTTTTGCCTTCAAACAAGCCCATCGTCGTTCTCCATGATCGTCCAGCGCGACGTTCCACCCAGAGGACCAGGGTCGTCACCTTAGCCGATTGGTCCGTCGCGCTCAACCTGAATCGAATCGAAGAGCCGGTTCGCAAGACTCCAACGGCAAACCACGACGAGACAACCACGCCGCGGCGTCGTCGTCTCGTCGCGCGTTCATTCGGACGAATGGGAGTCAAAGGAACGGTTCCGCGCTATGCTCGATCACTCAGGCCGCGCGAATGTGACGGCGACACCGCACCACGCCGCCGCCCACCAGTCCTAGAAGCGTGGCGGTCAGCGCCCAGGTGGTTGGTTCGGGGATCGCGTCGAGGGGGGTGGCCTCAATTCGCAACGAGCCATCGACCAACGTGATGGTGAACCCGGTGGCCGAGGAGTCGAGAATCTCGGTGAGAGCCTGGCTCAGCACGAGAGGAATCGCCGGCGATTCAGGGGCGTTGGCGGCCACGTTGAAGTAGACCCGTCCCAAGCCGAAGCTTTGGCCTGGTTGCACCTGGCGCACATCCGCAGCGGAGTCGCCTAGCGCGAAGAAGGTGATACGGGTGTCGCTGTCGAACAGGTTGAAGTCGATTGGGGAGGCGTTCACGCCATCGAATAGGTAAGTTGTGGAGGTTTCGTTGGTGGCGCGGGTGAATACGACCCCGGCCAGATCCGAGATCGACACATCGACGGTGAAACCGTTGACCTCGAACGCAGGACCACTTGGATCGGCCGATAGGATCACGTCGAAGAAATTGACTGGATCGCTCGTGCCCGGTGACGCTTGCACATCCAAAGGCGCAGAGACGGTCAACTCGGCCCGCGCCGAGCCGACTCCGCCACCCACAACCAGCCCAACCCCAGCTGCTAGCCAAGCCACCCAGGCGAGGCGACGACAAGGGATCCATCGAGTCCATGTCCGCGTCATGCCGATTCTCCTCTCCTCGTAAACGGAATCCGATTCGCACTCCTTGGCTTCGATTCCAAAATCACGGTTCATCACATCCTTGAGTGAGCACATCATGCTTGGACGAACCCATCCCGGGTCGAATCGAGCCGAGCGGAGAGCGGACTGACAGGGGATGGCAACGGGACAAGTAAGCCGAAGGGTGTGTTTGAGTGGGACGCGCTATGAGGCGGGGCGGGGAAACGACCCAGGCAGTCCATCCCAACCGACCCTCCGAAGTGGGAGGGAGTTGGTTGGGGGTTTGACCAACCGCCCGGGTTCAAACCGGCAAACGGGTGCCGATCCGCCGCTGGATCAACCCCATGTCGGTGGTCGTCACGGCGTTGTCGCCGTTGAGGTCGGCGAAGGGGTCGGAGCCGCCCAACGCGATCAAGTTGCGTATGCGAGCTATATCGGCGGCCGTCACTACGCCGTCGCCGTTCACGTCTCCTGCGAGGATGGTGACATTCTGATTGAAGCCGCGCAGCAGGGTCAGGCTCGCGTCGGTCTTGGAGGGCAACCCTGGCCCCACTCTCAGAGTCAGACGCTCGGCTTGGGGAGCCTTGGCGAAACTGAAGATCGCCACGGTGCCCGCGGGGTTGAAGTTAAGCGAAC encodes:
- a CDS encoding PEP-CTERM sorting domain-containing protein (PEP-CTERM proteins occur, often in large numbers, in the proteomes of bacteria that also encode an exosortase, a predicted intramembrane cysteine proteinase. The presence of a PEP-CTERM domain at a protein's C-terminus predicts cleavage within the sorting domain, followed by covalent anchoring to some some component of the (usually Gram-negative) cell surface. Many PEP-CTERM proteins exhibit an unusual sequence composition that includes large numbers of potential glycosylation sites. Expression of one such protein has been shown restore the ability of a bacterium to form floc, a type of biofilm.), with translation MTRTWTRWIPCRRLAWVAWLAAGVGLVVGGGVGSARAELTVSAPLDVQASPGTSDPVNFFDVILSADPSGPAFEVNGFTVDVSISDLAGVVFTRATNETSTTYLFDGVNASPIDFNLFDSDTRITFFALGDSAADVRQVQPGQSFGLGRVYFNVAANAPESPAIPLVLSQALTEILDSSATGFTITLVDGSLRIEATPLDAIPEPTTWALTATLLGLVGGGVVRCRRHIRAA